A region of Reichenbachiella carrageenanivorans DNA encodes the following proteins:
- a CDS encoding phospholipase D-like domain-containing protein translates to MTGQVLVDSEAFKIRFEALAAKAQKSIYIQAMSFEGDTVGEWLIDTLVASPAKDIQLCLDSYSKFVINDRFIYSLGYFKDEAFREEVKNTAAIIAKARAHGIQVKYTNPLGFLFLKYPHRNHKKMVVIDEEVSFIGGLNFCEHNFEWHDMMVEMHSVDMVKSLSNDFHRSVAEDDQSTVDELGDTKMYYLDGYRSKEIYKEVFRHIDEAKTSIQIFSPYVSDPLLSYARNHKQDGVQLDIVSPGINNKNIFKAILTNELMKGYFNFYEYQGRMSHLKAILIDGKQLICGSSNFDFISYYFEEEVVMITTNQEIVQDFISKISKPDLANSILKKSLGDKRSIVVPLLFAGISRLCHLVATVINLKYIFQKSSH, encoded by the coding sequence ATGACAGGACAGGTATTGGTAGACTCAGAGGCGTTTAAGATTCGCTTTGAGGCATTAGCCGCTAAGGCGCAAAAAAGTATATACATCCAAGCCATGTCTTTTGAAGGAGATACCGTGGGTGAGTGGCTCATAGATACCCTGGTGGCTTCTCCCGCAAAGGATATTCAGTTGTGCCTCGATTCTTATTCTAAGTTTGTGATCAATGACCGTTTTATCTATAGTCTGGGCTATTTCAAAGATGAAGCATTTCGGGAGGAGGTGAAAAACACAGCGGCTATCATCGCCAAGGCAAGGGCGCACGGTATCCAGGTGAAATACACCAATCCATTAGGCTTTTTGTTTTTGAAATACCCACACCGCAACCATAAAAAAATGGTAGTGATCGACGAAGAGGTTTCCTTTATTGGTGGGCTCAACTTCTGCGAGCACAATTTTGAATGGCACGACATGATGGTGGAGATGCATAGTGTGGACATGGTGAAGTCGCTGTCCAACGACTTTCACCGCTCAGTTGCTGAAGACGATCAATCCACGGTAGACGAATTAGGAGATACCAAAATGTACTACCTCGATGGCTACAGAAGCAAAGAGATTTATAAAGAAGTCTTTCGTCATATCGACGAAGCGAAGACGTCCATTCAGATTTTTTCTCCCTATGTTTCAGATCCGCTACTCAGCTACGCAAGAAATCATAAGCAAGATGGTGTGCAGTTGGATATTGTGTCGCCAGGGATCAATAACAAGAATATATTCAAAGCCATTCTGACCAATGAATTGATGAAAGGGTATTTCAATTTCTATGAATATCAGGGTAGAATGTCGCACCTTAAAGCCATTTTGATCGATGGTAAGCAGCTGATTTGTGGAAGTAGCAATTTTGACTTTATCAGCTATTATTTTGAAGAAGAAGTAGTGATGATTACAACTAATCAGGAAATAGTACAAGATTTTATCAGCAAAATATCAAAGCCAGACCTTGCAAACAGTATTTTGAAAAAAAGTTTGGGGGATAAACGGAGCATCGTTGTCCCACTATTGTTCGCTGGCATCAGTAGGCTTTGTCATCTAGTGGCGACAGTTATCAATTTGAAATATATCTTTCAAAAGTCATCACACTAG
- the pnp gene encoding polyribonucleotide nucleotidyltransferase codes for MSLNVVTKTIKLKDGREITIETGKLAKQADGSVVVKMGKTMLLATVVSNKDAREGVDFLPMSVDYQEKFAAAGKIPGGFLKREGRLSDNEVLVCRLVDRALRPLFPSDYHAETQVQISLISLGEDDLPDALAALAASAAIAVSDIPFGGPIAEVRVAHKDGQFLINPTKTQLEGSDLDMIIAGTKDDIMMVEGEMLEVSEDIMIAAIKEAHTAIIDMCNTQIELTEAVGKTEKREYCHEEAPDEELRADIKAKTFDAVYAVAKEGNPNKNIRKEKFAAIIEEYKAALPELPEGESYNEALIATYYHDVEKEAIRQCVLDTRKRLDGRALDEIRPIWSEVDYLPSAHGSAIFTRGETQSLTSVTLGTKLDEQMVDGAVHSGYNKFFLHYNFPAFSTGEARPNRGPGRREVGHGNLAWRAIKPMLPANDENPYTIRVVSDILESNGSSSMATVCAGSLALMDAGIPLKSPVSGIAMGMISDPETGKYAILSDILGDEDHLGDMDFKVTGNDNGITACQMDIKVDGLSYEVLAEALMQANAGRAHILGEMRKTMTESRADMKSHAPRSTMIRIEKEMIGPLIGPGGKIIQEIQKESGATVTVTEDDKNGIVNVFTADGDAMKEALRRINNIVATPDVGETYEGKVKSIMPFGAFIEFMPGKDGLLHISEIKWERVENMDGVLEVGEEIKVKLIEIDKKTGKFRLSRKALLPKPEKAEG; via the coding sequence ATGTCATTAAACGTAGTAACTAAAACCATCAAGTTAAAAGATGGTAGAGAGATTACTATAGAAACCGGAAAATTGGCCAAGCAGGCTGATGGTTCTGTAGTAGTTAAAATGGGTAAAACCATGTTATTGGCCACAGTAGTGTCAAACAAAGACGCTCGTGAAGGAGTGGATTTCCTTCCTATGTCTGTTGATTATCAGGAAAAATTCGCAGCCGCGGGAAAAATCCCTGGAGGATTTTTGAAAAGAGAAGGTAGACTATCTGACAACGAAGTATTGGTTTGTCGATTAGTAGACAGAGCATTGAGACCTTTGTTTCCTAGCGATTACCATGCAGAGACTCAAGTTCAGATTTCTCTAATTTCATTAGGCGAAGATGATCTTCCAGATGCACTTGCTGCTTTGGCTGCTTCAGCTGCTATCGCAGTGTCGGACATTCCTTTCGGAGGTCCTATCGCAGAAGTGAGGGTTGCTCATAAAGACGGTCAATTCTTAATCAATCCTACCAAAACTCAATTGGAAGGGTCTGATTTGGATATGATCATTGCTGGTACCAAAGATGATATCATGATGGTAGAAGGCGAAATGTTGGAAGTGTCTGAAGATATCATGATTGCTGCTATCAAAGAAGCACATACCGCTATTATCGATATGTGTAATACTCAGATCGAATTGACTGAAGCAGTTGGAAAAACTGAGAAAAGAGAATACTGCCACGAAGAAGCACCTGATGAAGAATTGAGAGCAGACATCAAGGCGAAAACTTTTGACGCTGTGTACGCAGTAGCAAAAGAAGGTAATCCAAACAAAAACATCCGTAAGGAGAAATTTGCAGCGATTATCGAAGAATATAAAGCGGCATTGCCTGAGTTGCCAGAAGGTGAATCATACAATGAAGCTCTAATTGCTACCTACTATCACGATGTAGAAAAAGAAGCAATCAGACAATGTGTCTTGGATACAAGAAAAAGATTGGACGGACGTGCTTTAGACGAAATTAGACCTATCTGGTCTGAGGTTGACTATTTGCCATCTGCTCACGGATCAGCCATATTTACTAGAGGTGAAACCCAATCGTTGACTAGTGTAACACTAGGAACCAAGCTTGACGAACAAATGGTAGACGGTGCTGTGCACTCAGGGTACAACAAGTTCTTCTTGCACTACAACTTCCCTGCATTCTCTACTGGAGAAGCAAGACCCAACAGAGGTCCGGGACGTAGAGAAGTAGGGCATGGTAACTTGGCATGGAGAGCGATCAAACCGATGCTCCCAGCTAATGATGAAAACCCTTATACCATTCGTGTAGTGTCTGATATTTTGGAATCAAACGGTTCGTCTTCTATGGCAACTGTATGTGCTGGTTCGCTAGCCTTGATGGATGCGGGTATTCCGTTGAAATCTCCAGTTTCAGGTATCGCTATGGGTATGATCTCAGATCCTGAAACAGGAAAATATGCGATCTTGTCTGACATCTTGGGAGACGAAGATCATTTGGGAGACATGGACTTCAAAGTAACTGGAAACGACAATGGTATCACTGCTTGTCAGATGGATATCAAAGTAGACGGGTTGTCTTACGAAGTATTGGCTGAGGCATTGATGCAGGCTAATGCAGGTAGAGCTCACATCCTTGGGGAAATGAGAAAGACCATGACTGAGTCTAGAGCGGATATGAAATCTCATGCACCAAGGTCTACGATGATCAGAATTGAAAAAGAAATGATCGGGCCATTAATCGGACCAGGAGGTAAAATTATTCAGGAGATTCAGAAAGAGTCTGGCGCAACAGTGACAGTAACTGAAGATGATAAAAACGGTATCGTAAACGTCTTTACTGCTGATGGAGATGCCATGAAAGAAGCACTAAGAAGAATCAATAACATCGTGGCTACGCCAGATGTAGGAGAGACTTACGAAGGCAAAGTAAAGTCGATCATGCCATTTGGTGCATTCATCGAATTCATGCCAGGCAAAGACGGTTTGCTACACATCTCTGAGATCAAATG
- the dinB gene encoding DNA polymerase IV, with protein sequence MDAFYASVEQRDHPELRGKPVAVGGSRSRGVVAAASYEARKYGVRSAMPSVIAYRKCPQLTFVKPRFDVYKEVSQVIRSIFLNYTDLVEPLSLDEAYLDVTNNKLGLPSATLIAQEIRQKIFDATQLTCSAGISINKFLAKTASDINKPNGMKLIKPEEAVAFIETLNIKDFFGVGKVTTEKMKRMGIHNGLDLKRKSLGFLTKNFGKSGAYYFNICRGIDNRPVNPNRIRKSVSIENTYDHDLTDIAEVHTELHVLSHELEKRLSTNSILGKTVNIKIKYADFEQVTRSKTIQQWLGKHEEYAPIWLEITKDKDLMNRPIRLLGLGLSNLNTEDKEDKGWQLTLEF encoded by the coding sequence ATGGATGCCTTTTATGCCTCGGTAGAGCAGAGGGATCACCCCGAACTCAGAGGCAAACCTGTAGCCGTGGGTGGCAGCCGATCGAGAGGAGTAGTGGCTGCGGCATCTTATGAAGCCCGAAAGTATGGTGTGCGATCTGCAATGCCATCTGTAATCGCCTACCGAAAATGCCCTCAATTGACTTTCGTCAAACCAAGATTTGATGTATACAAAGAAGTTTCTCAGGTGATTCGAAGTATCTTTCTGAACTATACAGATTTGGTAGAACCCCTTTCATTAGACGAAGCTTACCTCGACGTGACCAACAACAAACTAGGTCTACCTTCTGCCACACTAATTGCCCAAGAAATCCGACAAAAAATTTTCGATGCGACTCAGCTTACCTGCTCAGCGGGTATTTCAATCAATAAATTTCTAGCTAAAACCGCCTCCGATATAAACAAACCCAACGGCATGAAACTAATCAAACCTGAAGAGGCCGTAGCTTTTATTGAAACACTCAATATCAAAGATTTTTTTGGAGTGGGCAAAGTGACTACTGAAAAAATGAAACGTATGGGTATTCACAATGGACTTGATCTCAAACGCAAATCACTTGGGTTTCTTACCAAAAATTTTGGGAAAAGTGGTGCCTACTATTTCAATATCTGTAGAGGGATAGACAACAGACCTGTAAACCCTAACCGTATTCGAAAATCTGTGAGTATTGAAAACACCTACGATCACGACCTAACAGACATCGCTGAAGTGCATACCGAATTGCATGTATTATCTCACGAACTGGAAAAACGCCTTTCGACTAATTCCATCTTAGGAAAAACGGTAAATATCAAAATCAAATATGCCGATTTTGAACAAGTAACTCGTAGCAAAACCATCCAACAATGGCTTGGAAAACATGAAGAGTACGCTCCCATTTGGCTCGAAATCACAAAAGACAAAGACTTAATGAATCGCCCCATTCGCCTACTTGGGTTAGGGTTGTCTAATTTGAATACAGAAGATAAGGAAGACAAAGGCTGGCAACTAACCCTTGAGTTTTAA
- a CDS encoding LptF/LptG family permease has product MKKLDKLLLKSFIGPFVITFLVAVFILLLVYMMKYFDDFIGKNLGFMVLGELMGYFSINQMPMALPLAVLISSLMTYGKLGEHFELTAIKGSGISLLRIILPTFVFCVLLAIGAFLLNNYIVPKANLRAFSLLYDIKQTKPSMDLREGQFYNGIPKYSIKIEKKYPDGISIKNIVIYDHTEGDGNKRVIIADSCRMYSFMGDRYLKMDLYNGNHYIEEEEKSGRKNKDEVAQFVRTKFANMDLVFSLASFDLNDTDESLFADNRYMKGIKELNSSIDSMSHSMMDSKYKVYGSVAGAYRLHMAGYLEPPMGLVEKKHEVDSIREAKKVLQDSLKRMEELALVADSLEQLGEAKIDSSAKKKAKRKTYQKPGLVTSKGVVKSKSNPLAVKKKKKVKFDSLYISSDSLIAVVKLKMDSVYQEQGVRDQVLSRAVGNARNIKSTLNSTVLRMKSLKTSLDSHVVEKYKKYAQAFSCIVMFLIGAPLGAIIKRGGLGFPVIISIFFFIIFYVLTSVGDKWAKSGVVDGFYAAWMANFVLFPVGVFFLKQARKDAKIFDADFYSVWIDKIKNWWVARVNKKQ; this is encoded by the coding sequence ATGAAAAAACTCGATAAACTTCTTCTCAAATCCTTTATCGGGCCATTTGTGATCACCTTTCTCGTAGCAGTATTTATCCTATTGCTAGTCTATATGATGAAATACTTCGACGATTTCATTGGTAAGAATTTAGGTTTTATGGTTTTGGGGGAGTTGATGGGATATTTCAGTATCAATCAAATGCCCATGGCTTTGCCGTTGGCCGTGCTGATTTCATCTCTGATGACTTATGGTAAATTAGGCGAGCATTTTGAACTCACAGCAATCAAAGGGTCGGGTATCTCTTTGCTGCGGATCATTTTGCCCACTTTTGTGTTTTGCGTCCTATTGGCCATTGGTGCATTCTTGCTCAATAACTATATTGTGCCTAAGGCCAACCTACGAGCATTTAGCTTACTATATGATATCAAGCAAACCAAGCCATCGATGGACTTGCGCGAAGGTCAGTTTTATAATGGGATTCCTAAATACAGTATTAAAATTGAAAAAAAATACCCTGATGGTATCTCTATCAAGAATATTGTGATTTATGATCACACAGAGGGAGATGGAAACAAACGCGTGATTATAGCAGATTCTTGTCGAATGTATTCTTTCATGGGAGATCGTTATCTCAAAATGGATTTGTATAATGGCAATCATTATATAGAAGAGGAAGAAAAGTCAGGAAGAAAAAATAAGGATGAAGTGGCTCAGTTTGTCAGAACTAAATTTGCTAATATGGATTTGGTATTTAGTTTGGCCTCGTTCGATTTGAATGATACCGACGAAAGTCTATTTGCAGACAATAGGTATATGAAAGGGATCAAGGAACTCAATAGCAGTATCGACTCTATGAGCCATTCGATGATGGATTCGAAATACAAAGTATATGGCAGTGTGGCTGGAGCTTATCGATTGCATATGGCAGGTTATTTAGAACCACCCATGGGTTTGGTTGAGAAAAAACATGAAGTAGATTCGATAAGAGAGGCAAAGAAAGTGTTGCAGGATTCGTTGAAACGAATGGAGGAATTGGCTCTTGTGGCGGATTCGCTAGAGCAGCTAGGGGAGGCGAAAATTGATTCTTCGGCTAAGAAAAAAGCAAAACGGAAAACCTATCAAAAACCTGGCCTTGTAACGAGCAAAGGTGTGGTTAAGTCAAAGAGCAATCCATTGGCTGTCAAGAAGAAGAAAAAAGTAAAGTTTGATAGTCTTTACATTTCTAGTGATTCGCTGATTGCGGTGGTGAAATTGAAAATGGATAGTGTATACCAAGAGCAAGGAGTAAGAGACCAAGTGCTGTCTCGGGCTGTAGGCAATGCGCGAAACATCAAGTCCACGCTCAATAGTACAGTGCTCAGAATGAAGAGCCTAAAAACCTCTTTGGATTCTCACGTAGTAGAGAAATATAAAAAGTATGCGCAGGCATTTTCATGTATCGTGATGTTTTTGATAGGAGCGCCATTGGGTGCTATTATCAAAAGAGGAGGGCTGGGTTTTCCGGTGATTATCTCCATTTTCTTCTTTATTATCTTTTATGTACTGACTAGTGTAGGCGATAAGTGGGCAAAAAGTGGTGTGGTAGATGGGTTTTATGCGGCTTGGATGGCCAATTTTGTGCTGTTTCCAGTTGGGGTATTTTTCCTGAAGCAGGCGCGTAAGGATGCCAAGATTTTTGATGCAGACTTTTACAGTGTTTGGATAGATAAAATTAAAAACTGGTGGGTCGCAAGGGTAAACAAAAAGCAATAG
- a CDS encoding phosphocholine cytidylyltransferase family protein — translation MVCVILAAGKNLRLNLGLPKSALTVGGQSLMERHIDQFQKIGVTDFAVITGFHRPALEEICDDIRSKYNANITTIYNDKYELENGYSLYAAKDWVRELGEEEFFFTMADHYYEEAFLEDLKGKLIFDQGAYLKLAVDVPGEHNGHIDLEDVTKVDADDYISRIGKEIEGYNYYDTGLFYVKKNVFDVLDHIATNQKLSISNLVTHLAAEKKARVIEVVGYYWNDIDTPEDFKSSQDHLALRAAK, via the coding sequence ATGGTCTGTGTAATACTCGCCGCTGGCAAAAATCTACGTTTGAATTTGGGACTACCGAAATCTGCTTTGACAGTAGGAGGGCAAAGCCTAATGGAACGTCACATTGACCAATTTCAAAAGATAGGTGTTACAGATTTTGCGGTAATTACTGGTTTTCATAGACCAGCTTTAGAAGAAATTTGTGACGATATTCGCTCAAAGTATAACGCGAACATTACGACGATATACAACGACAAATACGAGTTGGAAAACGGCTATTCGTTGTATGCAGCCAAAGATTGGGTGCGAGAGCTGGGAGAAGAAGAATTTTTCTTTACGATGGCTGATCATTATTACGAGGAGGCGTTTCTTGAAGATCTCAAAGGCAAGTTAATTTTTGATCAGGGGGCTTATTTGAAGCTGGCTGTGGATGTGCCTGGTGAGCACAATGGACACATTGACCTCGAAGATGTGACTAAGGTTGATGCCGATGACTACATTAGCCGTATAGGCAAAGAGATAGAAGGCTACAATTATTATGATACAGGTTTGTTCTATGTGAAGAAAAATGTATTTGATGTATTGGACCACATTGCCACTAATCAAAAGTTGTCTATTTCTAATTTGGTGACTCATTTGGCGGCTGAGAAAAAAGCTCGGGTGATCGAAGTGGTTGGCTACTACTGGAACGATATCGATACGCCAGAGGACTTTAAAAGTTCACAAGATCACTTGGCGTTGAGGGCTGCGAAATAA
- the rpsO gene encoding 30S ribosomal protein S15 has translation MYLATDKKEEVFENHGRLKSKKDTGSAESQIALFTYRINHLTAHLKGHKKDHSTRLGLLKLVGKRRSLLDYLYKKDIERYRAIIAELGLRK, from the coding sequence ATGTATTTAGCAACAGATAAGAAAGAGGAAGTCTTCGAAAATCATGGTCGGTTAAAGTCTAAGAAGGATACAGGTTCTGCGGAATCTCAAATCGCTCTCTTTACTTACCGAATTAATCACTTGACTGCTCATTTAAAAGGGCATAAAAAAGATCACTCAACGAGATTGGGTCTTTTGAAATTGGTAGGAAAGAGAAGAAGTCTTCTCGATTACCTATACAAAAAAGATATCGAGAGATATAGAGCGATTATCGCTGAATTAGGATTAAGAAAATAA
- a CDS encoding CDP-alcohol phosphatidyltransferase family protein, which translates to MLRSIRNHFHNHNEEVKATIKLMDIEERFDMAFSRFFGLYFAKMGKFFNMTPTQVSIISLIIGVAGGYMLFYQDSWVITVWASVLITLAGVLDSADGQLARMTGQSTELGRFIDGFIDSAIFIACYLSACAYYVQGEMGWSIFLLAIPAGMVSHIFASQVYDFYKSEFLYYIAGSEGSKVKKVEELTSTAEETGFWDKFFRAIEIDYTKRQWMLVTRTEEMRDVYEEVAFNDDTREQFVERYRATFHPIMFWWALVGGTNTHRTLIMLFSVMGRFDLYLIVCLIKLIPIAIVMLAQKFLDEDFLKQLKYQFVTQKSA; encoded by the coding sequence ATGTTACGTAGCATAAGAAATCACTTCCATAATCATAATGAAGAAGTAAAGGCCACCATCAAATTGATGGATATCGAAGAAAGATTTGATATGGCATTTAGCCGGTTCTTTGGATTGTATTTTGCTAAAATGGGCAAATTCTTTAATATGACGCCTACTCAGGTATCCATTATTAGTTTAATTATTGGTGTGGCTGGCGGTTATATGCTCTTTTATCAAGACAGTTGGGTGATTACGGTTTGGGCCTCAGTGCTCATTACACTCGCAGGTGTACTGGATAGCGCAGATGGTCAGTTGGCAAGAATGACTGGTCAATCTACGGAATTGGGGAGGTTTATAGATGGTTTTATTGATAGTGCGATATTTATCGCTTGTTACTTGTCTGCTTGTGCATACTATGTGCAAGGGGAGATGGGATGGTCGATCTTTTTATTAGCGATTCCTGCGGGAATGGTATCGCATATCTTTGCTTCTCAGGTGTATGATTTTTATAAGAGCGAATTTCTTTACTACATAGCAGGATCTGAAGGATCCAAAGTAAAAAAAGTGGAAGAGCTAACAAGTACAGCTGAAGAGACTGGGTTTTGGGATAAGTTTTTTCGAGCGATAGAAATCGATTATACCAAGAGACAATGGATGCTAGTGACTCGTACGGAGGAAATGAGAGACGTCTACGAAGAAGTGGCATTCAACGACGATACCCGAGAGCAGTTTGTAGAAAGATATAGAGCTACTTTCCATCCAATTATGTTTTGGTGGGCGCTCGTAGGAGGTACAAATACACACCGTACCTTGATCATGCTATTTAGTGTTATGGGGAGGTTCGATTTGTATTTAATTGTGTGTTTGATCAAATTGATTCCTATTGCCATAGTGATGCTAGCGCAAAAATTCCTAGATGAAGACTTCTTGAAACAACTGAAATACCAGTTTGTAACTCAGAAATCTGCCTAA